A genomic stretch from Bradyrhizobium quebecense includes:
- the rpmG gene encoding 50S ribosomal protein L33 — MAKAVTIKVKLVSTADTGFYYVAKKNSRTMTDKLVKKKYDPVARKHVEFKEAKIK; from the coding sequence ATGGCCAAAGCGGTCACCATCAAGGTCAAGCTCGTGTCGACGGCCGATACCGGCTTCTATTACGTCGCCAAGAAGAATTCGCGCACCATGACCGACAAGCTGGTCAAGAAGAAGTACGACCCGGTCGCGCGCAAGCACGTCGAGTTCAAGGAAGCCAAGATCAAGTAA
- a CDS encoding ammonium transporter, whose protein sequence is MMESGTHTRQKLVRIVVALLGVAVLCLLFSDLALAEDAAPPACGGKILEKCTPNSGDTAWMLTSVALVLMMTIPGLGLFYGGMVRKKNVGDTVMTSFAVTCLVTILFAVLTYSLAFRAGTPFIGGLDRMFLKDILSDIGKGGIGNPNPLAATIPESVYICFQMTFAIITPALIAGAFAERMKFSAMLWFIGLWAIFVYAPIAHWVWGPDGIFSAGNDAAYVKVLDFAGGTVVHINAGVAGLMCAIMLGKRVETGPAHNMVLTFIGASLLWVGWFGFNAGSAVTAGMQAGMAMLVTQIATAVAAFTWMLVEWALKGKPTVVGICSGAVAGLVAITPASGFVGPVGAFAIGIAAGVCCYWGCTGLKRLFSYDDALDCFGVHALGGIVGALLTGVFAVEQYGGTAGVLEGNPGQFLNQCIGVATVFVYDAVVSLIILFVINLFVGLRVTRDIEREGLDLALHGEVVQ, encoded by the coding sequence ATGATGGAGTCTGGGACACACACGCGCCAGAAGCTCGTGAGAATCGTGGTTGCCTTGCTGGGGGTGGCGGTTCTTTGCCTGCTATTTAGCGACCTCGCGCTGGCTGAGGATGCGGCGCCACCGGCCTGCGGCGGCAAGATTCTCGAGAAGTGCACGCCGAACTCGGGCGACACCGCCTGGATGCTCACGTCAGTCGCGCTCGTCCTGATGATGACGATCCCGGGGCTCGGCCTGTTCTATGGCGGCATGGTGCGCAAGAAGAACGTCGGCGACACCGTGATGACCAGCTTCGCCGTCACCTGCCTGGTCACGATCCTGTTTGCCGTCCTGACCTACAGCCTGGCGTTTCGTGCCGGCACGCCGTTCATCGGCGGTCTGGATCGCATGTTCCTCAAGGACATCCTGAGCGACATCGGCAAGGGTGGCATCGGCAATCCCAATCCGCTTGCCGCGACCATCCCCGAGTCGGTTTACATCTGCTTCCAGATGACGTTCGCCATCATCACGCCGGCGCTGATTGCCGGAGCGTTTGCCGAGCGGATGAAGTTCTCGGCGATGCTCTGGTTCATCGGGCTGTGGGCGATCTTCGTCTATGCGCCGATCGCGCATTGGGTCTGGGGCCCTGACGGGATCTTCTCGGCGGGCAATGATGCCGCCTATGTCAAGGTTCTCGATTTCGCCGGCGGCACCGTGGTGCACATCAATGCCGGCGTGGCCGGGCTGATGTGCGCCATCATGCTTGGAAAGCGCGTCGAGACGGGGCCGGCGCACAACATGGTGCTGACCTTCATCGGCGCCTCGCTGCTGTGGGTCGGCTGGTTCGGCTTCAACGCCGGCTCCGCCGTCACGGCGGGAATGCAGGCGGGCATGGCCATGCTGGTGACCCAGATCGCGACGGCAGTGGCGGCCTTCACCTGGATGCTGGTGGAATGGGCGTTGAAGGGCAAGCCGACCGTCGTCGGCATCTGCTCGGGTGCCGTTGCGGGCCTCGTCGCGATCACGCCGGCCTCCGGTTTCGTCGGTCCGGTCGGCGCTTTCGCCATCGGCATTGCCGCCGGCGTCTGCTGCTACTGGGGATGCACCGGCCTGAAGCGCTTGTTCAGCTACGATGACGCGCTGGACTGCTTCGGCGTCCATGCCCTCGGCGGCATCGTCGGGGCGCTGCTGACCGGGGTGTTCGCGGTCGAGCAGTATGGTGGAACGGCAGGCGTTCTGGAGGGAAATCCCGGGCAGTTCCTCAATCAATGCATCGGCGTCGCGACGGTTTTCGTGTATGATGCCGTGGTGAGCCTGATCATCCTGTTCGTGATCAATCTCTTCGTCGGGCTTCGCGTGACGCGAGACATCGAGCGCGAAGGGTTGGATCTGGCACTGCACGGCGAGGTCGTGCAGTAG
- a CDS encoding DUF983 domain-containing protein yields MEVTPPTVVWTRDAAEPEKRDVWTAMKRGFLGRCPRCGKGRLFRKFLKCDGHCPVCDLDFTPHRADDLPAYLVIVIVGHIVVPTALWIETNYSPPVWLQLAIYLSFTLFASLALLQPVKGAVIGLQWALRMHGFDENPPSDIPPV; encoded by the coding sequence ATGGAAGTGACACCGCCCACGGTGGTCTGGACCCGCGACGCAGCTGAGCCAGAGAAGCGCGACGTGTGGACCGCGATGAAGCGCGGGTTCCTTGGCCGCTGCCCACGCTGCGGAAAAGGCAGGCTGTTCCGCAAGTTTCTCAAATGCGACGGCCATTGCCCGGTCTGCGATCTCGATTTCACACCGCATCGCGCCGACGATCTGCCCGCCTATCTCGTCATCGTGATTGTCGGCCATATCGTGGTACCGACCGCGCTGTGGATCGAGACCAACTATTCGCCGCCGGTGTGGCTGCAACTTGCGATCTATCTGTCATTCACGCTGTTCGCGTCGCTGGCGCTGTTGCAGCCGGTGAAGGGAGCCGTGATTGGATTGCAATGGGCCCTGCGCATGCATGGCTTTGACGAGAATCCCCCTAGCGACATCCCGCCGGTCTAG
- a CDS encoding LLM class flavin-dependent oxidoreductase — protein sequence MAKRQLKLGAFMRPISIHTGAWRYPGAWPDANFNFDHIKQLIRKLEAGKFDAFFMADHLAVLNMPINALKRSHTVTSFEPFTLLSALAAVTENIGLIATGSTTFDEPYHVARRFASLDHISGGRAGWNIVTTSNPDAALNFGLDDHMEHAERYRRAREFYDVVTGLWDSFADDAFVRDVESGLFVDPDKMHVLNHKGKYLSVRGPLNIARPVQGWPVIVQAGASDDGRQLAAETAEAVFTGGGSLADGQKLYADIKGRMEKIGRDPEHLKILPGAFVVVGDSVEEAKEKRALLDSRVHYDSAIASLSVILGTDASGFDPDGQLPPIPETNASKSGRQRLIDVAARDKLTVRQLAQRVGGYGGLAFVGTPQTIADQMEEWLTGRGSDGFNIMFPYLPQGLFEFVDKVVPELQKRGIFRTEYEGRTLRENLGLPRPKNQFFGG from the coding sequence ATGGCGAAGCGTCAACTCAAGCTCGGCGCATTCATGCGGCCGATCAGCATCCACACCGGCGCCTGGCGCTATCCCGGGGCCTGGCCCGACGCCAATTTCAACTTCGACCATATCAAGCAGCTGATCCGAAAGCTCGAGGCCGGCAAGTTCGACGCCTTCTTCATGGCCGACCATCTGGCCGTGCTGAACATGCCGATCAACGCGCTGAAGCGCAGCCACACCGTGACGTCGTTCGAGCCGTTCACCCTGCTCTCGGCGCTCGCGGCCGTCACCGAGAATATCGGCCTGATCGCGACCGGCTCGACCACCTTCGACGAGCCCTATCATGTCGCCCGGCGCTTCGCCTCGCTCGATCACATTTCCGGCGGTCGCGCCGGCTGGAATATCGTCACCACGTCCAATCCGGACGCCGCACTGAATTTCGGCCTCGACGATCACATGGAGCACGCCGAGCGCTACAGGCGCGCCCGCGAGTTCTACGACGTCGTCACCGGCCTGTGGGATTCCTTCGCCGATGATGCGTTCGTGCGCGATGTCGAGTCCGGGCTGTTCGTCGATCCCGACAAGATGCACGTGCTCAACCACAAGGGCAAATATCTCTCGGTGCGCGGCCCGCTGAACATCGCCCGCCCCGTGCAGGGCTGGCCGGTCATCGTGCAGGCCGGCGCCTCCGACGACGGCAGGCAGCTTGCGGCCGAGACCGCGGAAGCCGTGTTCACCGGCGGCGGCAGCCTTGCGGACGGACAGAAGCTTTATGCCGACATCAAGGGCCGCATGGAAAAGATCGGCCGCGATCCCGAGCATCTGAAGATCCTGCCCGGCGCCTTTGTCGTGGTCGGCGACAGCGTCGAGGAAGCCAAGGAGAAGCGCGCGCTGCTCGACAGCCGCGTGCATTACGACAGCGCGATCGCCTCGCTCTCGGTGATCCTCGGCACCGATGCGTCGGGCTTCGATCCCGACGGGCAATTGCCGCCGATCCCGGAAACCAATGCCAGCAAGAGCGGCCGCCAGCGCCTCATCGATGTCGCGGCGCGCGACAAGCTCACCGTGCGCCAGCTCGCCCAGCGCGTCGGCGGCTATGGCGGGCTTGCCTTCGTCGGCACGCCGCAGACCATCGCCGACCAGATGGAAGAATGGCTGACCGGCCGCGGCAGCGACGGCTTCAACATCATGTTCCCCTATCTGCCGCAGGGCCTGTTCGAGTTCGTCGACAAGGTGGTCCCGGAACTGCAGAAGCGCGGGATTTTCCGCACCGAGTACGAAGGGCGGACCCTGCGCGAGAATTTGGGCCTGCCGCGGCCCAAAAATCAGTTCTTCGGGGGGTAA
- a CDS encoding NUDIX hydrolase: MTEAAAPAAAVHQGEKEADHHAYFRPKDAATLILIDRSGAKPKVLVGKRHDKVVFMPGKFVFPGGRVDKADNRVPVAAPITPELEANLLKGSPKITPGRARALANAAIREACEETGLCLGRKVEKSQKLDGPWAPFADAGLLPDPSGLFLIARAITPPGRVRRFDTRFFTADASAIAHRVEGVVHADAELVELVWVEIGSEPLADAHAMTKNVLAELDRRLATGPLRHDAPVPFFHFYGGKMQKDVLGA, encoded by the coding sequence ATGACTGAAGCTGCCGCCCCTGCCGCCGCCGTCCACCAGGGCGAAAAGGAAGCCGATCATCACGCATACTTCCGGCCGAAGGATGCGGCGACGCTGATCCTGATCGATCGCTCCGGTGCCAAGCCGAAGGTCTTGGTCGGCAAGCGCCACGACAAGGTCGTGTTCATGCCGGGCAAATTCGTTTTCCCCGGCGGCCGCGTCGACAAAGCCGACAACCGCGTGCCGGTCGCAGCCCCGATCACACCGGAGCTCGAAGCCAATCTATTGAAGGGCAGCCCGAAGATCACGCCCGGCCGCGCGCGCGCGCTCGCCAATGCCGCGATCCGCGAAGCCTGCGAAGAGACCGGGCTCTGCCTCGGCCGCAAGGTCGAGAAGTCGCAGAAGCTCGATGGCCCCTGGGCGCCGTTCGCCGACGCTGGTCTCTTGCCTGATCCGTCCGGCCTGTTCCTGATTGCGCGCGCGATCACGCCGCCCGGCCGCGTCCGCCGCTTCGACACGCGCTTCTTCACCGCGGATGCCTCGGCGATCGCGCATCGTGTCGAAGGCGTGGTGCATGCAGATGCCGAGCTGGTCGAGCTCGTGTGGGTCGAGATCGGCTCCGAGCCGCTCGCGGACGCGCACGCCATGACCAAGAATGTGCTCGCCGAACTCGATCGCCGCCTCGCCACCGGCCCGCTCCGTCACGACGCGCCAGTGCCGTTCTTCCATTTCTACGGCGGCAAGATGCAGAAGGACGTGCTGGGGGCGTAG